The Juglans regia cultivar Chandler chromosome 1, Walnut 2.0, whole genome shotgun sequence nucleotide sequence ACAGACAAAAAGTATTGGTATTCATCTGGGTTGATATCAGAGAAAATTGCCTTGCCCGTACAATTCTGAAATTTTGTACGATCTTCACAATCTTGTTGCCAAACACCACCTGGAGGGTTGATCCCAGTTTGGAAAGTAACGGTTGCAATTACAGTGGCCACCAACATTAATGTGCCACGTGCTTCGACAATCAAATCTGATGGGTGACGCTTAAAATGCTTAAACCATCCGCACAAACAAAAGTATGCCCACCATTTCTTAAACCTCGATTGAGCAGCTGGCGCTGGTTGTACTCCTTCAATATTAATGTACCTTGCAGGTTCACGATGTGTTGTTGGTAGTAGATTAGGAGAATTTAGACCCTTGGATCTTCGAACACCAGCTGCCAGTAGCATGTCTTGGATTTTGAGAGATTTAAAATCTCTATGGCCTAACTCTAAGACATCCAAAGCGGTGTTACCAATCCTATTTATGGCATTGGCCTCTCCTTTGATTTGTTATACTGAAAGTAAGTATTTTATTGCCTGCACAAAAGAAACATAACAGTAGTACCGTTTCTTCCAATTACTGCAAAAACTCTAATTAACAGCACTGCATAAGCAACCCCCGGGTACAAAAGTTTGCCAAAACGGGACAAAACCCAATTTGTGGTAAAAAGGGTTGGAACAAAAACGTGGCAAAGAATGAGTTTAGGATAAAGTCGACAGCCTTATCCACACGACCACCAAAGGCCTTAAATTCTGATAAAATACCTTTCCTGTAGCCAAAGGTTAATAATTCTGGActtttacaatttataaatttacttccTCAATTTATACCTATACCTGACGATGTATAGTTATGGAAAATAACTAGCTAGTCGTTTGCTAAAGCaaataaaagagtaaatatGGAGATCATTGTTAACCTACCTCCGTTTGCCCGAGCATCACAGCTAAATGCAATATGGAGTTACCATCATTGTCTTTGGAGTTGAGGGAATATCCATTGTTATCAGCAGATTCCACTAGCAATTTCAGAGCATCCAAACAGTTATATTTAACACACAAGTGCAAAACACTGGCTCCATCAAGATCCTCCAAGATCGAGTTCGGTTTGGAATTAAGCAACTTTTCTATTACCTCGATGTGTCCTCTCATCACAGCTAAGTGGAGAGGAATTCTCCCATCTTGATCACGAGCCAGGCAAACATCTATATCTGCTGGCAGCAATTCTCTCACAATCTCGGCGTGGCCCTCCGCAGAAGCCAAGTGAAGGGCAGTTCGACCCCGCGAGTCCTTACGGCCAGCGAGATTAGGTTTCTTCCTGAGTAAAGCTGCAGTGAATTCTAGGTGACCATGCAGAACTGCTATATGTAAGGGCGTGTCGATGAAGGACgtcaatgaaattttgttaagaaTGAGAGCGTCCCTTTGCATCAACGAGTTCAAAGTGCTTTCACACCCTTTATGTGAGGCTTCATAGAGTGCGGCTACGTTATCTTCTTCAATATCATGACTTATGTCCATCGTGAGGCAGTGTGATCATGTGTCGAAGAAAACGAAGGGGAAAAATCCTTATGAGTCTATGACGATGGTTCTCTTTGATAGTAGGCCGTGCTTGTTGCtgagcataaaaaaaataaaaagaaacaggtctagaatgtttgaaaaaattgcaatATTTTTTGTCAGTTGTTAGAATAACTCAAAACGGGAATTAGATAGATGTTTTaattacaacaataatattttataaaaataaatttataaatagatgtGATCAATTATATTAACCGTAATATAATGGTCACTTTCCGCAGTTTAATAATGGTCCTCACCCCCACTAGCTGACGTCTTGCTTAATTCCAAGAAAATAAGTGATATTTACACAATTAAAATGCGTaaattttgggtattttttttaaaatagataaatctaaaacttatatgaaaaaattaattttttattgatagattctattctttttaaagagaataCGTGGAGCTTGCACACCCTAATTACCTATGATTACTCTTCCAAGATCGTCACCTATCCCTTGTAATCCCTAATTAGCTTTTATTGATGTTCagagaatgagatgaaatgagaattttttaaatagtagtaagatagtttgtaaatagtagtgagatactTTGAGTTAAGTATCTATTAGGTTTTATGaaacgagagaaaaaaaattgaataaaaactattataaaattaaaatattatttttattttagaatttgaaaatattgaattattttttactttttgcttataagtttgaaaaaattataatgattaatttaaaaatattataataatgagtttgaaaatatttatatttaaatgatattttaaaaaaaaaaagatgaaatgaaattatagaTCAATAGGATGAAATGGACATTGTTTCGAAATATCCTTTGGACTCACCTTTCCCAGTTCTCGGCCCCCAATCCCATGAGTGTAagatctatttatttaattattcttcAACACCACGTGGAAACAAAAACCACCACCCCACGTAAATGAGCAGACTTGACCTGCTTTAAacgtgagatgaaataatttgttaataataatgagAATGAGATATTTGAGTGAATATAAGATGAGTGAtagatgatttgaattaaagtcttttatgaagttttaaaaaataaaagagaaaaaattgaataaaaatattattttttaatattatttttattttaatatttgaaaaattaaattattttttgtattttatttaaaagtttgataaagttgtaataattaagtaatgattagttaaaaaaattaaaaagtatttattttgtggtatttagatattgaaatgaggtgagatgagataagatagaatGTGATTGAATCATATCTCTATCCAAACGCTAAGATATTACTTGTCTCAGCCAATAAACATTCAAAATTATTcggtattttcttttttctaatatctTTCACGTGAACGAGTACTCAGccagctttttcttttttaaaggtCTTAATTAGATAATTGTTTTTGCAATTATGCTGCAAACAGCCTGCAGCACTCATACCACAACTAAGAATGTTGTGGTATACCACAAGTGCTATTGCAAATGAAATAATGAATGTTGGTATACCACATCGTTTTAGCTAGCTAAAAATAATGAATGTTGGTgtgtcaaaatatatatttgtcaaTGAAGgttttattaatgtggattttAGGCGTTTTTAGTTCAAATTCATAAGCAGAAAGGTTGATTAATTAGAGGAAGATACGAATGTCTTGGGACCCCTGATTTGCTATGTGAGAAGTGATGCAAAGGATCCGAGTCAGATGATGCTGAGTTGTCAAATTGTACGTTGACTACACCGAAATACCTTGAAGTAGCATATCAGCACAAAGACGGTAGAAAATCATGATCTTTCCTTGATTGAGACAATTTTGGATATGTTTCGATATTTTGGTCATAACTTTGACTATGGGATTAGAATCACGCATATGATCTCAATTCAAAAAGTTATTTTCAACGTGCACATTGTGGTCACCCAGCTACGCTCCATGTGCATCTTTTTCAAGGCCAAAATCCACTGTTTTTCCATTTGAATCCCtacttttagattttttttttttttttgccttttaaggtaatatttcatttattacttcttttattacatatttactTTTGATGtgattattgaaattttgttatttttgataaaattctgcTCTATTTTTAGCTATTACAATTCAGCTTGTaggttgattttgtttttcttgaattttgataattttgaattgaatttcAGATTcgttttctctatattttaggcaattttattgtatttctttCATGTAAATTATCTGTTAAAACTAACCTACAAAataatcactattatatccggCGTCAACAAGTCTTGTCCAACTCCTGAAGTGAAGGCACCTCACACGACTCACAATCAATTGAGAGTTAGGCAGGCAGTACTACTTTTCATAAGATGCGAGTCCAATCGGTctaaatcaatataaaataataggtGCTGATTAATGTTAAGTTTCATGCATTGAATATTCAAAGTCGTTAATTCACGCGTTGTACAAGTAAATATGTTACCCTCTCGTATACATAGATGTGGAAATCAATGTGGATCCCAAATCATTGTCTCTTTCGCGGAAAGAGAATGAATTATGATCCTCATGTCTTGGTTCTCTTctgtttttattctaaaatcttTTGCGTGTTCTTGATGGATACggcaataaaacatatttttattctaaaatctgTTTTTATTCAAAGTCATTCTCTTTATGAggactcttatttttttattctaaaatcttTTGGGTGTTCTTGATGGATACGGGAATTAGTACCATGTGACAAAAATTTAAGTACACAGCTTCCCACCCTCAAACCAAGGGAAAAGTACACATTTTTCCGGCTACGCAAGCTACAACATTCATACCATAGGACCATTCCATGAAGGCTTTAGTGCGGTCGGttgtaattataatttgttgAAATTCATGAGCACAAAAGGTTGCTTAGAGGTAGAAATATTTCATGATCAATTGATTTATTTGTAATCTATTTTGGAATCGTTTTCATGGCAAGTAAGATGGGATTCCAACGGGTTGAAATCAACGTGGAGACACAGCTCCTAGCGTTAAGTTTCATAAAGTCATTCACGCGTAGTCTCATTGTGCTAGTATTTTGCAAGCTTACACATACATAAAGCTTCTActcatagaaaaatatatataaattaagctTCTAACAACCAAAACGCATCCATGGAAGACagaaaaaatagttaattaaatttaacttgAGAATGAATAGACAAGTGCTCTATCTGTCCCCATCTAGTGTCAGTGCATCGGCATGCTGCTATCTTTCCAACTGCCGAGAGAAAGCTGCTTATTATGTAGATGCTTTGGTGCATTATTGAGAAACTGTACGTGAGGAGCCAATTGACTGTTCCTGCATATAAGGAGTCTATTCCTCGCGAATAAAATCCATTTGTAAGTGGAAATCCATAATCCCAATTTAAAAGCATACCATATCTTGCTGATTGCCATGAATGCGAAGACTCAAAACACCCGTGTATAGCTGGTGCTTGGTAACTAAGTTGACCATCTAACTGCAAAACCCAATCCAAAAATACTGCTTATAACTAATAAGCATTcaataatttaaacaaaattgCTTTAAATGAAGAAACTGATTATTAACCATagggtgcggctactatgccgccccaaCATGACCTTTGGGtggtaaaatttttttttttttgtttctgtttttttcacatttttttaacatatttaaatacatttaaaaaataaaaaataaaacatcaatacatttaaaatcactttcgaggaaaatgatgttttggaaatatttcatttttgagaaaaatgatgttttggacataatgcatatttcatcatatgcatgcatattggttgcattaatgcatttttatctcgtgattgtttggtttatacttacctgcggtaccgttttatggtaacgcaAATTTTAATGCAGATGAAGACGAGCgggagcctgaggattcggctccgcctgatgagtgatttgggatcactcattttatttgggacttgtattatattttattttggatgactgtataactttttttaaacccttttactgatatttgaattgtgtttaaattttagtgcttagttgacttaattatccgctgcgtttttattgtacattgttgcatgtacatacacttggcactatcgttgggatgcgtgaccgtgttgtcatcatcctggcgtctcgattcttATGTCTCCTTGCATGGGGGATTAGGGGCGCCACAGGTCCATCTCTTTTATGTGTTATATGCTCCTAAGGTTGTGGTGGCAAGCTTAATCAGCTcatgagtaattttttttgtgtgctCCTACAATGGTAAACCAAAAAAGAAGTGGGTTTCTTGGGCTAGAGTGTGTACTCCGATTCTTGAAGGGGGTATGAGTCTACAGAAATTTGAAGATGTGCAGATGTCGCTCTTTATGAAGTTTGCATGGAAGCTCCTAACTCAAAACTCTGTTTGGGTTAATTTCTTTATGGCAAAATATGTCAAGGAGAGGCATGTCTCTTTGATTGAGACTAGTAAGGGCTCTTTATTTTGGAAGCGAATAGTAGAGGTGCTACCTAAGGTGTTGTGTAATTCTGTGTGAAAGGTAAGGGATGGGCGAGTCTCTTTTTGGAGGGATAACTAGTTGACATCTGATGTTATTATAGACTCTTGTGAGATCTCGAATCTTCCTCTTCTCACACTAAGGGAGTGCCGAATTCATAATGGGTGGGATGTGAAACTTCTAAGAAGATTGATGGGGGAATCAAAACTTGAGGAAATCTTGATATCTTTAGGTGAGCATAAAGACGGGGCAGATTTTCTGATTTGAAATCGAATTTGCATGGTAATTTTTCCTTGAAATCGGCTTGGGAATGTATTCGTGTTAGGGCTCCAAAATCTGAATGGGCTTGATGGATTTGGCACTCAGCACTTCCAAAGAAGTATTCGGTTACAATGTGGAGGGCTTTGAATTATTGCCTAAGTGTGGATACGCGTATTAAAGAATTGGGCATTCCCGTAGTTTCTAAATGTGACTGCTGTGTACGGGGTTGTCTAGAAAATCAAGATCATGTCTTGTCCAGATGATCTCTAGTAGCGGAAATCTGGTGCATGTCGTCTTTGAGTTTGGGGATGCCTTATGACCCTTCCAGGCCTTGGAAGAATACTATGGAGCTTTGGTTTCGACGGgcctcaaattcatctcaaaaagGTACATTGCTTGGTTTGATTCCAATTATATTAACGTGGTCTCTTTGGGTGTGGCGGTGTAAGGCTCACATGGAAGGGAAAAATGTTTTTGTGCAGTCATTGTGGAGTGCAATTAAAGCTTCAATTGCATGGATAAGATTACGTCTAAGGGCGagtaaaaaattagaaaatgggGACGCTTGAATATTGGAGGCCTTCTCAATTCATGTTAAAGCTCTTTTATGTAAGTTGGTTTGTTTGGTAAAGTGGTGTAAACCGAATAGGGGGTGGTTTAAGTTGAATATTGATGGAAATAAGTTGGGCAACCCGGGTTACATGGGGGCGGGTGGCCTCATTTGGGATGATCGGGACTATTTGAGGTTGGCGTTTGCTAAGGAGTTGGCTTATGGCTCTAATAATGAAGCGGAACTATTAGCCCCGTATTATGGGCTGAAACATTGCAAGGAGTTGGGTTTGTATAGAATTGACATTGAGCTTGATTCTTTACTTGTAGTTAATTAGTTGGCAAGAGGTAGATGTGGCATGTGGTATCTTGAAGACTATTGGGATGAAATCCAACAGATCTTGTATAATTTGCAGGTCAAGATCAGTCATGcttatagagaaggaaattcaGGAGCTGATTTTCTTGCTCGCCTGGGTTCGAATCAGCAGTCTGGTACGTGGATTGATTTTAATGATGTTCCAAGGAAGCGAAaaggtattttaaaagtggATAGATTAGATCTTCCTTCTTTGAGGtcataagttttattttttggtttttggcgTCGAGTGGTCTCTGGTCTTGTTTTTTGTTGTCCCCATTTTAGGTTTGAGTGTTTCCTTGTTACACGGTTTATTGTTACCTGGTTTTTCTCCGTTACTATTGAGGGTTTTGTTATTTAATATGGGGTAGGGGCCACTATGGATATGTGGctctgacatttttttttaaaaaaaaaaggatgaagaaAAATCATCTATCATGGACAACATtttgtagatatataatataaaatatccaattctatcaaagatgaaaaataatagattcGAGTCGtaaatagctagctagcctgtAATAATTCAAGTCTTTAGTGCACTAATTTTATCGTATGCacttaaatcaaattaataaaaataaatcaaatatgtagTCGACCTTAGTTTGAGCAAGTTATGAATAAGATCGGGTTGTAATTAACCTTACTTTGGGCAAGTTATGGCAGTAGAGCTTAATTCACTATACTAAAATTAAGCTCGAActtgtatttttctattttggacAAGTTCggtaagtttatatatattaccatatatacatatatatatatataaaaatatatatatataatatgagtaatactatatactacactctcatcttatttttatcatactAAATAGTATGTGGCACattaatcactattaaataataaaaaaatatgtaataaatgatcatttaatggtaaTAAATGTATTACATCATATTTAATAGGATGAAAGTGGGAtagtagtatggtgtatagaattttccataaaatatataacatatttttgcaTGTTATTAATATATGGCGTATATAATAAATCTCATCAAACAATGAAACAacttttgcttttaaaaaagtgtCGACATATTGGGTTTTCAGGGTATTATTTCGTCCGATTACCAGCAGACCCAATACTCACTAGATCAGTAGAGCCAACAGAATTTAACAAACAGTAAATGCAACCATTCCTTGCAGCAAACTGCTTCACATATGTATAGAACAAACCTATGCATCCAGCAtgatctaaaatcatttcaacttctataacaaattttattttagacctTGATGGCATCGTTTGCTGGACGCTTGCTAATTAAGCAGCACCTGAATTTCAACAACTTCCCTGTCCAAAATAATAGGCGGATTATGTGCATCGCACCAGCAACCATAAG carries:
- the LOC118348272 gene encoding ankyrin repeat-containing protein At5g02620-like yields the protein MDISHDIEEDNVAALYEASHKGCESTLNSLMQRDALILNKISLTSFIDTPLHIAVLHGHLEFTAALLRKKPNLAGRKDSRGRTALHLASAEGHAEIVRELLPADIDVCLARDQDGRIPLHLAVMRGHIEVIEKLLNSKPNSILEDLDGASVLHLCVKYNCLDALKLLVESADNNGYSLNSKDNDGNSILHLAVMLGQTEVG